A segment of the Panicum hallii strain FIL2 chromosome 1, PHallii_v3.1, whole genome shotgun sequence genome:
TCTGGGTGAACTCTTTTTACAACAGCCTTGGATCTCTGAAAAACGACAGTTCATCATAACATTGTGTTGCCAGGGGCAAAATCATTAGAATGAAATGACAAAGAATCTGAAGATTTCAGACTTACAGCAACTACCTCATCGACACCTTCCATCACAGGCGGGTCCAAGGTGCTCAGGTCTGCACGAACAATCATGAACAGTCCAGTTCAAACATCCACACCCGAATGAACTCACAGAAGGGGGGGAAACAGGTGAAGTTCAGTTCACAGCACACTACCTTCACGTTTGAGGCTGTCCTGTGTGATCTCGTTCCCCGCTTGGGCCAGAGACACGAGCTGCAGTTTGAAATTGGGTTCAGACCATCAATCCGCAACGCAGCAGCGCAACCGCTCCATTCATTATCAGAAGCAGACGCAAGGACTGATGCCTAAAGAGTGTGGACGAACCTGCATTGCCGTGACGAACTCGGCGAATCCGAGGTACCCCTGCCGTTTGGAATCCGCGATCGCCCACACCTTCGCACGCAAATCCACAAACAGGGAAACATCAGTAGCCGTTCACCAACGACAGCCCGAGACGAAACGGCCCGGAGAAGAGGAGCGGGGAGAGGAGCCGAGCGGTCCCGCGCTCACCTGCTTGAGATCGGCGCGCGAGAGCCCGGACATGCCGAAGAAGCTGGTGGCGTCGGCGCCCGTGACGCGGCCGTCGCCATCTGCAACAGAGCCCACCCCCGCGGAGTAGCAAGCATCAAAACCTCCGCGGGTTTCCGGGGGTGGTGCGGGACGGGAGCGCGGGCGGGAGCGCCTTACCTGGGTCGGCGAGGGCGAACCACTCCGCGTAGATCCTCTGGTGCTTCTTGGAGCAGGCCACGCCGGCCGCGGCTCGCGCGATCTCCATctctcgccgccccgccgtagTGCtaggccgccgctgccgccgccgcggagaggagcaggagcagctgcAGCGCCGCAGGTGAGACAGGAACCTGACGGGTCGCCTCCCTTCggttttccctctccctctccctctcgtcCGCGTCGGATGGGGTGCCATTTTGAAACGGGGGACCCCACTTCTCGGAGGCGCTCCCCCTGTGATTTCTTTAAAATTTTTAATAGGAATGGACGCTCCCCGATGGCCTGATCTGAATAGGGATTTGGAGGAGGATAGCCCTTGTTAAGAGGCCTAAACCTGGATTCAAATTTTTTTGAAAAGAATTGTCTGCTCTCTATAATACTAAATTAAATAATAAGAAGGGAAAAGAATGATGGGCCTGGGTTTTGGCCCAGATAGCCCAACAAAGGCCATGGATCATTCCTCCTCGACCCTTCTTGTGTCTTTTGTGTGTtgtatttttcttttcttttgcaaACCTGTTTGGTGAATTCGGACGACAGTATTCAACTCCATACACGGCTACGAGGAGTATCTTTTTTCTTTCTCAATCACATATGAAGCTAATACATACTAGGCGTGCACGCACACCATATTCATGCAATTCCAACAAATAAGTCTCTCGTATAACACTTACAATTTCTGCTATATCAATAGAACCGCACTCGTCGAGTGTTGTTCTTTCGGAAAAAAAAGTATAACATTTGCAAGGTAAATCATAGACATCGATGGGGTGGAATCATACCTGACCTGGTCAATGGGATTTATGGTCCATGTTAACCTTGTAGAATCGTACCTACTGAAATAACAAGATGCGAATCTGGCATCGTTTTATATGGAGATGAAAAATTGCCAAGCCAAATTTTGCTGGAGGATTTAATATTTTCTGACCTAGTTTCATTTTCATCACACACTTCAAATGTTCAAAATATCACGGCCCAAGTGAGAACTGATGCGGGCCCATTGGGCTAGCACCAGTCAGAATCAACCGAAGCAGCAAAACCCTTCCcttccctcctctcctctcaGATCTCCTCCCCACTCCATCACTCTCCAAACCCTAGCTTCGCCCAGCCCCCAACCATGGCGTCGATGATGGTAAGCGGCACCCCCCACGGAACCCTACCCCCCAGTCCGTTCGCGCCGCCTATCGTAATCAAGCTCTGGTTCGCCGATCCTGATGTCCATGATCTCGTTCCCGTTTTTGCCCCGCAGCAACCGCAGATCATCCTGCTCAAGGAGGGCACGGACACGTCGCAGGGGCGCGCGCAGGTGGTGAGCAACATCAACGCGTGCACTGCGGTGGCGGACACCGTGCGGACCACGCTGGGGCCCCGGGGCATGGACAAGCTCATCCACGACGACAAGGGCGGCGTCACCATCTCCAACGACGGCGCCACCATCATGCGCCTCCTCGACATCGTGCACCCCGGGGCCAAGATCCTCGTCGACATCGCCAGGTCACAGGACTCCGAGGTACCCGTCTAACTACAAATCATTGATCAGAGAGGAAACCCGCCTCTCTGTGATCTGCTAGATGCATTTCTTTGGGCTATGGGTTGCCAGTGCCACTGTTAGCAGGCGGCAGTTAAGAACTTTGAAGGATTAATTGTATATGATGTCCTGCCATTTAATATGAGTGAAGTAGGATAGGTTTGTTAGTGTGTGATTGGTGCACAATTTTGGGGAATGGCTTATGAATTCACAATTTAGTCGTGGATAGGCTGCGAAGTTGAGCTATGAGTTGTGGAATTGCTATGTGGATAGTGGATAATCTGAATCCACTGTCCGAATTTCTGATTTCTGATGCGCTGTTTGAACTAGATATGTCCATTGATATCTGGGCCTTTGGCATGAAGAAAGGGCATCTTAAAGATTTGTTCTATTGTTTATTTTGCTTATTCAATTTGGTCTGATTTTTCTTTGCCCGCACGAGCAAGAAGTTCACCTCTTCATTTTGAGCTATAAGAGCCTCTCTGGCAACAAGCTTACTTAAAGGGGATGGTTCTGACATTCATCGAAGATGAAACTGTTTCTAATTTCATATTAAAGTAGGGCTTGCATTTTTTAATTGGGCAGGATCTTTTTCGCATCAAAGTTTTATGTATCACAGCAGTTGACTTTTACATCCACTCTGCTGGTTCTCGTATGAAGTTATGCTATCTGATTGAACAACCTTTTTCGGCTATATTATTTTGTGCCGGATTGATGCTTGTTAGACTATGGAATAGGAGTGTAAACATAGGAAGTAGTAACTTAAGGATTCTCCATTCACCCTCTTTAGTTAAATCAAAATTTTCTAGTTTCTCAGAACGAGCCCACCTTTATAAAAAAAACAGTATTATTGATTGAACTTAAGAGGATTGGACCCTTTGGTTCATCAATCTGCGCTACTATGGAACTGTGACATCTTGGCCTTAAATTTCTCATTAACTCAGGTTGGTGATGGGACAACTACTGTGGTGCTTCTAGCTGCAGAGTTCTTGAAGGAAGCAAAACCTTATGTTGAGGATGGCGTGCACCCCCACAGTCTAATCCGCAGCTATAGGACTGCGGGCAATATGGTCTGTAACTACCAGATTTCTTTGAACAGTCTCCCTACTCATTCTCTGCAATTTTCCAAAGCTGATTATGATTAACATCAATTTCTGCCAGGCAATGCAAAGGGTTAAAGAACTGGCAGTTAGCATTGAAGGGAAAAGCCTCGAAGAGAAGAAATCATTGCTAGCCAAGTGTGCTGCCACAACGCTGTCATCAAAACTTATAGGTGGTGAAAAGGAATTCTTTGCTTCTATGGTTGTGGATGCTGTCCTTGCCATTGGCAATGATGACAGGCTTAATCTTATTGGGATTAAAAAGGTAATCATTGCAATGTTCACTTTCATGACGTTATTCTGAGTTGAACAGTCTTAAGAAATTAGTTCTTGATGTATAATCATTTTGACTTTAGGACTGATATGTTAAGGATTTATTACAAGGTAATCAAGTAAAAGAAATCTTTCTTTCTATAAGGATTGTACCATTCTATCTGTTTTGAGCTGTAGAATGGCATACTTCGGATATAGGAACAACAAGATAACCATCTAGTTGATGACTTCATTCTGCCAGACTCTCAGGGAATCAGCCCTACAGCAAAGGCTTTCTTACACAGACTGAAAGGGATTATTTTAAGAAAAAAACCTATGCCAGGAtatattttattgaatttacaGATACACCCAGCACCAATTCCCGTTAGTTTTTGCTATCTTTCAGGCATATAGATTTAGGGCCCATAGATTTACCATCCCCATAGATTTAGGGCCTATTTGGTTTGAAGCCAAACCATGCCACACTTCGATGCACCTAAGGTTAGACGAGTTTGACCAAGTTACTTTCTGTTTGGTTGTAGCCACAAATTGTGGCAATATTCTTTTTCTACCAGCTCAGTCCCACATGTCAGCGAGTATGAAAGGTGTGGCAAGATTCTCCTAGGCTAGCCAATGCGTGGCAGAAAATTTGATAAACTAACCTTCGTCAAATCTTGGAAGAAAATGCAGCAAACATTGTCAATCTTAGTATACcaaccaaacaggccctaaatcTTAGTATAGCAACGCATGATGTGTAGTATTTTTCACTAGACATTGAATCTTGATATTGTGACGGACATTAGGTTCCTGGAGGTACCATGAGAGATTCTTTCCTGGTGAATGGTGTTGCATTCAAGAAGACGTTTTCATATGCTGGATTTGAGCAACAACCAAAGAAGTTCCTAAATCCAAAGATTCTTCTGTTGAACATTGAACTAGAATTAAAATCTGAGAAGGAAAATGCAGAGATCAGGTATCCTTACTGATTCACTCAAGCCCCACCTACAGAACAGCATCTGAATCTTTGCATATGCTGCTGTGCGCTTTCTACTCTTTTGCTTATATTCCTGTATGCTTCTACCGTACATGTAGATTATCAGATCCTCTGCAATACCAATCAATTGTTGATGCTGAATGGAACATTATTTATGACAAACTGGATAAATGTGTGAAAAGCGGGGCAAAGATAGTTCTATCTCGGCTAGCTAT
Coding sequences within it:
- the LOC112875952 gene encoding T-complex protein 1 subunit eta; translated protein: MASMMQPQIILLKEGTDTSQGRAQVVSNINACTAVADTVRTTLGPRGMDKLIHDDKGGVTISNDGATIMRLLDIVHPGAKILVDIARSQDSEVGDGTTTVVLLAAEFLKEAKPYVEDGVHPHSLIRSYRTAGNMAMQRVKELAVSIEGKSLEEKKSLLAKCAATTLSSKLIGGEKEFFASMVVDAVLAIGNDDRLNLIGIKKVPGGTMRDSFLVNGVAFKKTFSYAGFEQQPKKFLNPKILLLNIELELKSEKENAEIRLSDPLQYQSIVDAEWNIIYDKLDKCVKSGAKIVLSRLAIGDLATQYFADRDIFCAGRVTEEDLQRVAAATGGMVQTSVNNVIDEVLGSCEVFEEKQVGNERFNIFSGCPSGQTATIVLRGGADQFIEEAERSLHDAIMIVRRALKNSTVVPGGGAIDMEISKYLRQHARTIAGKSQFFVNSFAKALEVIPRQLCDNAGFDATDVLNKLRQKHASGEGANYGVDINTGGIADSFANFVWEPAVVKINAINAATEASCLILSVDETVKNPKSESAQGEAAAGAMAGRGGGAMRGRGGRGMRRR